In Panicum virgatum strain AP13 chromosome 4N, P.virgatum_v5, whole genome shotgun sequence, a single window of DNA contains:
- the LOC120671116 gene encoding putative receptor protein kinase ZmPK1, whose amino-acid sequence MAAPALSSFVFLLNLIHLILHISALDILSSGSSLSAERSSDVLRSPDGTFTCGLYNISPNASTFSIWFSKVPERTVVWSANPLHPVYSWGSTVKLNFDGSMVLRDYGGQIVWTNNVSSNINAEQAQLLDTGNLIVKGKGDTILWQSFTSPTDTLLPGQRINATIQLVSTNRLLVPGHYSLHFDDQFLISLFDDQKDLSFIYWPDPSRTIWQKLRMPFMSNTSGVLDSVGQFRGSDNTSFRAADWGIHTVRRLTLDYDGNLRLYSLKDDGTWSVTWMAFRQLCNVHGLCGRNGVCVYTPVPRCVCTPGFEVIDQSDWGKGCRPKINITCDKKKVKFVHLPNTNFLGLDLSVHRSVSLNFCKNICLSDCNCNGFAYWQGIGDCYPKAILLGGASLQHGTGSIYLKLPKDLEVPESSIPRSQFFGPKYGPNCSEANKYTIADFSSIHKSRQNISKYLYFYGFLSAMFLAELILILLGWFILRREGKHLRGAWPAEAGYEMITNHFRRYTYREIATATGKFKDELGRGASGIVYRGILKDNRAIAAKKLGDINQGGEEFQHELSVIGRIYHMNLVRVWGFCSDGQHRMLISEYVENGSLDKILFGVGGSEILLEWKQRFNIALAVARGLAYLHHECLEWVIHCDVKPENILLDKNFEAKIADFGLAKLLNRGGSNLNVSRIQGTRGYLAPEWVSSLPITAKVDVYSFGVVLLELLKGARISDMEKNEDEEVEMVLGRIVRMLKENLQLDGTEQSWVPEFIDARLKDEFNYLQARTMIKLAVSCLEEDRSRRPTMENVLQMLVSVDEVSSATVMGGAA is encoded by the exons ATGGCTGCACCTGCACTCTCCAGTTTTGTGTTTCTGCTCAATCTGATTCATTTAATTCTGCACATCTCCGCTCTAGATATCCTCTCTTCAGGCTCCTCTCTCTCAGCAGAGCGCAGCTCCGATGTGCTCCGTTCGCCAGATGGCACATTCACCTGTGGCTTGTACAACATCTCCCCTAACGCATCCACCTTCTCCATATGGTTCTCCAAAGTGCCTGAAAGAACTGTTGTGTGGAGCGCAAACCCTCTCCATCCTGTGTACAGCTGGGGATCAACTGTCAAGCTAAATTTCGACGGGAGCATGGTTCTAAGGGACTACGGTGGCCAGATTGTGTGGACCAACAACGTGAGCTCAAATATTAATGCAGAACAAGCTCAGCTCTTGGACACTGGGAACCTCATCGTGAAGGGCAAAGGTGATACCATTCTATGGCAAAGCTTTACTTCTCCTACTGATACCTTGTTACCCGGTCAGAGGATTAATGCTACAATCCAGCTCGTGTCCACTAATAGACTGCTTGTTCCTGGCCACTACAGCTTACATTTTGATGACCAATTCCTGATTTCACTATTTGACGATCAAAAGGATCTCTCTTTTATCTATTGGCCGGATCCAAGTAGGACTATTTGGCAAAAGCTAAGGATGCCATTTATGAGCAACACAAGCGGTGTTCTTGATAGCGTGGGGCAGTTCCGTGGAAGTGATAACACATCTTTCAGGGCTGCTGATTGGGGTATTCACACGGTAAGAAGACTAACACTAGATTACGATGGCAATCTCAGACTCTATAGTCTGAAGGATGATGGAACATGGTCAGTCACATGGATGGCATTTCGGCAGCTCTGCAACGTACATGGTTTGTGCGGCAGGAATGGAGTATGTGTGT ATACACCTGTGCCAAGATGTGTTTGTACCCCTGGTTTCGAAGTCATCGACCAAAGTGACTGGGGCAAAGGCTGCAGACCAAAGATCAATATTACTTGTGACAAGAAAAAGGTTAAGTTTGTTCATCTACCCAACACTAACTTCTTAGGGCTTGATTTAAGTGTCCACCGTTCTGTCTCTCTTAACTTCTGCAAAAACATATGTTTGAGTGACTGCAACTGTAATGGGTTCGCATACTGGCAAGGAATTGGCGACTGCTACCCAAAAGCTATTCTACTAGGTGGCGCAAGTCTACAGCATGGTACCGGCAGCATATACCTTAAACTTCCAAAGGACTTAGAAGTACCTGAATCCTCAATTCCTCGGTCACAATTTTTTGGTCCCAAATATGGGCCTAACTGCAGTGAAGCAAACAAATATACCATCGCCGACTTCTCTAGTATCCATAAAAGCCGTCAGAATATATCGAAATATTTGTACTTCTATGGGTTTTTATCAGCCATGTTTCTAGCAGAGCTAATACTTATTTTATTAGGATGGTTTATTTTGAGAAGGGAGGGCAAGCACCTGAGAGGAGCATGGCCAGCTGAGGCTGGCTACGAAATGATAACCAACCATTTTCGAAGATACACCTACAGAGAAATAGCGACAGCTACTGGAAAGTTTAAGGATGAGCTTGGAAGGGGTGCATCTGGCATTGTGTACAGAGGAATCTTGAAAGACAACAGGGCAATAGCTGCGAAAAAGCTGGGAGATATAAACCAAGGTGGGGAAGAATTCCAGCATGAACTAAGTGTGATTGGTAGGATTTACCATATGAACCTAGTGAGAGTTTGGGGATTCTGTTCTGATGGTCAGCACAGGATGTTGATTTCAGAATATGTGGAGAATGGCTCACTGGACAAGATCTTATTTGGTGTGGGAGGCTCAGAAATCCTACTTGAATGGAAGCAAAGATTTAATATCGCCCTAGCGGTGGCAAGAGGACTGGCGTATCTTCATCACGAGTGCTTAGAGTGGGTCATTCACTGCGATGTCAAGCCTGAAAACATACTGCTGGATAAGAACTTCGAGGCAAAGATTGCTGACTTTGGCCTCGCGAAGCTCTTGAACAGAGGTGGATCAAATTTAAATGTTTCTCGGATCCAAGGAACTAGAGGTTACTTAGCCCCTGAATGGGTTTCCAGCCTCCCAATAACCGCAAAGGTTGATGTTTACAGCTTTGGTGTGGTGCTGCTGGAACTACTAAAGGGAGCCCGTATTTCGGACATGGAAAAGAATGAGGATGAGGAGGTGGAGATGGTCCTTGGAAGGATAGTCAGGATGCTCAAAGAGAATCTGCAGTTGGATGGCACCGAACAATCATGGGTCCCCGAATTTATTGACGCCAGACTGAAAGACGAATTCAACTACTTGCAAGCAAGAACAATGATAAAGCTGGCGGTTTCATGCCTGGAGGAAGATAGAAGCAGAAGACCTACCATGGAAAATGTGTTGCAGATGCTGGTTTCAGTTGATGAAGTCAGTAGCGCAACTGTAATGGGAGGAGCTGCTTAA